In Streptomyces nojiriensis, one genomic interval encodes:
- a CDS encoding (2Fe-2S)-binding protein yields MTVTTFPAVTSAPPGSAVTDAFARLAEAYGGLRVVERAAGEPLPRGAGWVGADELAAGGPALDAFLAWDNAQVLRDYGTQARPDVIAGFGLHRYAWPACLLITLPWFLHRRVPRLPVPEVAFHRTLGRMSVRVAEFACLPDDAAAALPGARVVPDEAALRDEVRAAVAQHLGPLLQGFGPRMRRGRRALWGMVTDEVVESLWYIGSLLGEERRAMAELEALLPGSTAPYTGGAGFRTLTGPAGEELSTRDRAGCCFFYTIRPEDTCVTCPRTCDADRIARLAATAA; encoded by the coding sequence ATGACCGTCACGACCTTTCCGGCTGTCACATCCGCCCCGCCCGGCTCTGCGGTGACGGACGCGTTCGCCAGGCTGGCCGAGGCGTACGGCGGACTGCGGGTGGTCGAGCGGGCCGCCGGCGAACCCCTCCCTCGCGGTGCGGGATGGGTCGGCGCGGACGAGCTCGCGGCCGGCGGGCCGGCCCTGGACGCCTTCCTCGCCTGGGACAACGCCCAGGTCCTGAGGGACTACGGCACCCAGGCCCGCCCCGATGTGATCGCGGGCTTCGGGCTGCACCGGTACGCGTGGCCCGCCTGCCTGCTGATCACCCTGCCGTGGTTCCTGCACCGGCGGGTCCCCCGCCTCCCGGTCCCGGAGGTGGCCTTCCACCGGACCCTCGGCCGGATGAGCGTGCGCGTCGCGGAGTTCGCCTGCCTGCCGGACGATGCGGCGGCCGCGCTCCCGGGGGCCCGTGTCGTGCCCGACGAGGCGGCGCTGCGCGACGAGGTGCGGGCGGCGGTGGCCCAGCACCTCGGACCGCTGCTGCAAGGCTTCGGCCCGCGCATGCGGCGCGGCCGCCGCGCCCTGTGGGGCATGGTGACCGACGAGGTCGTCGAGAGCCTCTGGTACATCGGCAGCCTGCTCGGCGAGGAGCGGCGGGCCATGGCCGAGCTGGAAGCGCTCCTGCCGGGGTCCACCGCCCCCTACACCGGGGGCGCGGGGTTCCGTACGCTCACCGGACCCGCCGGCGAGGAGCTGTCCACCCGGGACCGGGCCGGCTGCTGCTTCTTCTACACCATCCGTCCCGAGGACACCTGTGTCACCTGTCCCCGGACCTGTGACGCCGACCGGATCGCCCGCCTCGCGGCGACCGCCGCCTGA
- a CDS encoding GntR family transcriptional regulator, whose protein sequence is MRETAQARVPAQRQKVLRHSVRGQVLDALRAALIDGELVPGEIYSGPALGERFGVSATPVREAMQQLAVEGAVECLPNRGFRVLSRTPKELAELAEVRALLEVPVMIRLARTVPAAAWEALRPAAAATAEAAAAGNLPGYAQADRDFHGAVLRLAGNDQLVQVAEELHRRAQWPLPGAPRVRRADLVADAAEHAALLEALIARDLGVVESLVREHFAGSPA, encoded by the coding sequence GTGCGCGAAACGGCCCAGGCCCGGGTACCGGCACAAAGGCAGAAGGTGTTGCGCCATTCGGTGCGCGGACAGGTGCTCGACGCGCTGCGCGCGGCCCTGATCGACGGAGAGCTGGTGCCGGGCGAGATCTACTCGGGCCCGGCCCTGGGGGAGCGTTTCGGGGTGTCCGCGACCCCCGTGCGCGAGGCGATGCAGCAGCTGGCCGTGGAGGGGGCGGTGGAGTGCCTGCCCAACCGGGGCTTCCGCGTGCTCTCCCGCACCCCGAAGGAGCTGGCCGAGCTGGCCGAGGTACGGGCGCTGCTGGAGGTCCCCGTGATGATCCGGCTGGCCCGCACGGTCCCGGCGGCCGCCTGGGAGGCCCTGCGTCCGGCCGCCGCCGCCACGGCCGAGGCGGCGGCGGCCGGCAACCTGCCGGGGTACGCGCAGGCGGACCGGGACTTCCACGGGGCGGTGCTGCGGCTGGCCGGCAACGACCAGCTGGTGCAGGTGGCGGAGGAGCTCCACCGCCGGGCCCAGTGGCCCCTGCCGGGCGCTCCGCGGGTTCGGCGGGCCGATCTCGTCGCCGATGCGGCGGAGCATGCGGCGCTGCTGGAGGCGCTGATCGCGCGGGACCTCGGGGTGGTGGAGTCGCTGGTCCGCGAACACTTCGCGGGCTCCCCCGCCTGA
- a CDS encoding PucR family transcriptional regulator yields the protein MRLRALLETEALGLRLLGGEGELDRTVRGVMTTDLRDPSRYLSGGELVLTGLAWRRNSADSEPFVRILASAGVAGLAAGEAELQAIPDDLVSACVRNRLPLFAVNEDVAFATITEYVVRQVSGERAGDLAAVVDRHRRLMTSGPAGGGPDVVLDLLTTDLDLRAWVLSPTGRQIAGAGEPLAPGVCAALAGEHLAAVRTGRRGPHRISIQGITYSLFPIRGHGRGAAGPGARDVRETVLSDWLLAVEADAGDWPAERLDLLQGVTQLIAVERDRRDAARTVRRRLAQEVLELVQTGAPPAEIAARLRVAAPVLLPGLGAAPHWQVVVARVDWEGGDVPGGPVAQSLLEEILVDPSVSGPEPSDRIAVAHAGDEAIALVPLPSLSGDAGEDKGPDSALHADELLAAVRDPLAAGLADDGRLTLGVSAAVHSAEGLRGALEEARHARRVAAARPGRVCAAGHHELASHVLLLPFVPDDVRRAFTARLLDPLRDYDRRHRAELIPTLEAFLDCDGSWTRCATRLHLHVNTLRYRVGRIEQLTARDLSRLEDKLDFFLALRMS from the coding sequence ATGCGGCTGCGCGCACTGCTGGAAACCGAGGCGCTGGGGCTGCGGCTGCTCGGCGGCGAGGGTGAACTCGACCGGACCGTCCGCGGGGTCATGACGACCGACCTACGGGATCCCAGCCGGTACCTGTCGGGGGGCGAACTCGTCCTGACCGGCCTGGCCTGGAGACGAAATTCAGCCGACTCCGAGCCATTCGTACGAATCCTGGCGAGCGCGGGCGTCGCCGGGCTCGCCGCGGGCGAGGCGGAGCTGCAGGCCATTCCCGATGATCTTGTTTCGGCCTGTGTGCGCAACCGGCTGCCGCTGTTCGCCGTGAACGAAGACGTTGCATTCGCCACGATCACCGAGTACGTCGTCCGGCAGGTCTCGGGCGAGCGCGCCGGAGACCTCGCGGCCGTCGTGGACCGACACCGCCGGCTGATGACCTCGGGTCCGGCCGGCGGCGGCCCCGACGTGGTGCTCGATCTGCTCACCACCGACCTCGATCTCCGGGCCTGGGTGCTGTCCCCCACCGGCCGGCAGATCGCCGGGGCGGGTGAGCCGCTGGCGCCGGGCGTGTGCGCAGCACTGGCGGGCGAGCACCTTGCGGCGGTCCGGACGGGCCGCAGGGGGCCGCATCGGATCTCCATCCAGGGTATTACCTACTCGCTCTTCCCGATCAGGGGACACGGGCGCGGGGCCGCCGGCCCGGGGGCCCGGGACGTGCGCGAGACCGTGCTCTCGGACTGGCTGCTGGCCGTCGAGGCGGACGCGGGCGACTGGCCCGCCGAGCGCCTCGACCTGCTGCAGGGCGTCACCCAGCTGATCGCCGTGGAGCGGGACCGGCGCGACGCGGCCCGCACCGTGCGCCGCCGCCTCGCACAGGAGGTCCTCGAACTGGTACAGACGGGTGCCCCGCCCGCGGAGATCGCCGCCCGTCTGCGGGTCGCGGCCCCGGTGCTGCTGCCCGGACTGGGCGCCGCCCCGCACTGGCAGGTCGTCGTGGCCCGGGTGGACTGGGAGGGCGGGGACGTCCCCGGCGGCCCGGTGGCCCAGTCGCTGCTGGAGGAGATCCTCGTCGACCCGTCCGTCTCGGGGCCCGAGCCCTCGGACCGGATCGCCGTGGCCCACGCGGGTGACGAGGCCATCGCCCTGGTACCGCTGCCCTCGCTCTCCGGGGACGCCGGGGAGGACAAGGGCCCGGACTCCGCCCTGCACGCCGACGAGCTCCTCGCGGCCGTACGGGACCCCCTCGCGGCCGGTCTGGCCGACGACGGCCGGCTCACGCTGGGCGTCAGCGCGGCCGTGCACTCCGCGGAGGGGCTGCGCGGGGCGCTGGAGGAGGCCCGGCACGCCCGCCGGGTGGCCGCGGCGCGCCCGGGCCGGGTCTGCGCGGCGGGTCACCACGAGCTGGCCTCGCACGTGCTGCTCCTGCCGTTCGTCCCGGACGACGTCCGCCGCGCCTTCACGGCCCGGCTGCTGGACCCGCTGCGGGACTACGACCGGCGCCACCGCGCGGAGCTCATCCCGACGCTGGAGGCGTTCCTGGACTGCGACGGTTCCTGGACCCGCTGCGCGACGCGGTTGCACCTGCACGTCAACACGCTGCGCTACCGGGTCGGGCGAATCGAGCAGTTGACGGCGCGGGACCTGTCCCGGCTGGAGGACAAGCTCGACTTCTTCCTGGCACTGCGGATGAGCTGA
- a CDS encoding FAD binding domain-containing protein, translating into MDFLRPASWEEALAAKAEFPSAVPIAGGTDVMVEINFDHRRPEYLLDLNRIGLLREWEVGEDVVRLGASVPYTQIMENLRTELPGLALASHTVASPQIRNRGGVGGNLGCASPAGDSHPALLAAGAEVEVESVRGSRLIPIDEFYTGVKRNALAADELIKTVHVKKADGPQQYSKVGSRNAMVIAVCAFGLALHPETRTVRTGIGSAAPTPIRAKAAEEFLNAALEEGGFWESGKVITPSIAKQFGDLASGAANPIDDVRGTAKYRRHAVGIMARRQLVWTWEQYRGTGNGRSLEGAA; encoded by the coding sequence ATGGACTTCCTTCGCCCCGCCAGCTGGGAGGAGGCGCTCGCCGCTAAGGCCGAGTTCCCCTCAGCTGTGCCGATTGCGGGTGGCACCGACGTGATGGTCGAGATCAACTTCGACCACCGCCGGCCGGAGTACCTCCTGGACCTGAACCGCATCGGTCTGCTGCGGGAATGGGAGGTCGGCGAGGATGTGGTTCGCCTGGGCGCCTCCGTCCCGTACACCCAGATCATGGAGAACCTCCGTACGGAGCTCCCGGGACTCGCGCTCGCCTCGCACACGGTCGCGTCCCCGCAGATCCGCAACCGCGGCGGTGTCGGCGGCAACCTCGGTTGCGCCTCGCCGGCCGGCGACTCCCACCCCGCGCTGCTCGCGGCGGGCGCCGAGGTCGAGGTGGAGTCCGTACGCGGCTCCCGCCTCATCCCGATCGACGAGTTCTACACGGGTGTGAAGCGCAACGCGCTGGCCGCCGACGAGCTCATCAAGACCGTCCACGTCAAGAAGGCGGACGGCCCCCAGCAGTACTCCAAGGTCGGCTCCCGCAACGCGATGGTCATCGCGGTCTGCGCGTTCGGTCTGGCGCTGCACCCCGAGACCCGCACGGTCCGCACCGGCATCGGTTCGGCCGCGCCGACGCCGATCCGGGCCAAGGCCGCCGAGGAGTTCCTGAACGCCGCGCTCGAAGAGGGCGGCTTCTGGGAGTCCGGCAAGGTCATCACCCCGTCGATCGCCAAGCAGTTCGGTGACCTCGCCTCCGGCGCGGCCAACCCGATCGACGACGTCCGCGGCACGGCGAAGTACCGCCGTCACGCGGTTGGCATCATGGCTCGCCGCCAGCTCGTCTGGACCTGGGAGCAGTACCGCGGTACCGGCAACGGCCGCTCGCTTGAAGGGGCTGCGTAA
- a CDS encoding (2Fe-2S)-binding protein, whose translation MRVNFTVNGRQQEADDVWEGESLLYVLRERLGLPGSKNACEQGECGSCTVRLDGVPVCSCLVAAGQVEGRDVVTVEGLAEFSKQRDEHGHGGACGTGGGCGSKGVSLDAAKQWQAHGPNSELRSRAGDSQTGEGVELSTIQQAFIDAGAVQCGFCTPGLLIQADALLEENSSPSDQDIREALSGNLCRCTGYEKILDAVRLAAARQGEAV comes from the coding sequence ATGCGCGTCAATTTCACGGTCAACGGCCGTCAGCAGGAAGCCGACGACGTGTGGGAGGGTGAGTCCCTTCTCTACGTCCTGCGTGAGCGCCTGGGTCTGCCGGGTTCCAAGAACGCCTGTGAGCAGGGCGAGTGTGGTTCCTGCACCGTCCGTCTCGACGGCGTGCCGGTCTGTTCGTGTCTGGTGGCGGCCGGCCAGGTCGAGGGTCGCGACGTCGTGACCGTCGAGGGTCTGGCGGAGTTCTCCAAGCAGCGCGACGAGCACGGCCACGGCGGTGCCTGCGGCACCGGCGGAGGCTGCGGCAGCAAGGGCGTGTCCCTGGACGCGGCCAAGCAGTGGCAGGCGCACGGGCCCAACAGCGAGCTCCGCTCGCGGGCGGGCGACTCGCAGACCGGTGAGGGCGTCGAGCTCTCCACCATCCAGCAGGCGTTCATCGACGCCGGCGCCGTCCAGTGCGGTTTCTGCACCCCGGGTCTGCTGATCCAGGCGGACGCGCTCCTGGAGGAGAACTCCTCCCCGTCCGACCAGGACATCCGTGAGGCCCTGTCCGGCAACCTCTGCCGCTGCACGGGTTACGAGAAGATCCTCGACGCGGTCCGCCTCGCGGCCGCCCGTCAGGGAGAGGCGGTCTGA
- the pucD gene encoding xanthine dehydrogenase subunit D, whose protein sequence is MAQNTRTVPAGTPTNVTQKHNKGGIGESILRPDGTLKVTGEFAYSSDMWHEDMLWGQTLRSTVAHAEIVSIDISEALAMPGVYSVLTYDDLPAEMKNYGLEIQDTPVLANGRVRHHGEPVALVAADHPETARRAAAKIKIDYRELPLVTDEASALAPDAPLIHEGRDDHHIGHVPHPNIVHRQPIIRGNVEEARKRADVIVEGEYTFGMQDQAFLGPESGLAVPSEDGGVELYVATQWLHSDLQQIAPVLGLPPEKVRMTLSGVGGAFGGREDISMQIHACLLALATNKPVKIVYNRFESFFGHVHRHPAKLYYEHGATKDGKLTHMKCKIVLDGGAYASASPAVVGNASSLSVGPYVLDDVDIEAIALYTNNPPCGAMRGFGAVQACFAYEAQMDKLAAKLGMDPVEFRQLNAMEQGTIMPTGQVVDAPAPVAELLRRVKARPLPPERQWESAGESADVRALPGGLSNTTHGEGVVRGVGYAVGIKNVGFSEGFDDYSTARVRLEVINGEPVAMVHTAMAEVGQGGITVHTQIARTELGVTQVTIHPADTQVGSAGSTSASRQTYMTGGAVKNTCEAVREALLEIGRRKNGSYHPAWATAELLLEGGKVVTDGGEVLADIADILGDEAIDLELEFRHAPTEPFDLVTGQGNGHVQYTFAAHRAVVEVDTELGLVKVVELATAQDVGKALNMLSVVGQIQGGTTQGLGVAIMEEIIVDPKTAKVRNPSFTDYLIPTILDTPTIPVDVLELADPKAPYGLRGMGEAPTLSSTPAVIAAIRQATGLEINKTPIRPEALTGTL, encoded by the coding sequence ATGGCGCAGAACACCCGCACCGTGCCCGCCGGTACGCCGACGAACGTCACCCAGAAGCACAACAAGGGCGGCATCGGTGAATCGATTCTCCGCCCGGACGGCACCCTCAAGGTCACCGGCGAGTTCGCGTACTCCTCGGACATGTGGCACGAGGACATGCTCTGGGGCCAGACCCTGCGCAGCACCGTCGCCCACGCCGAGATCGTCTCCATCGACATCTCCGAGGCGCTCGCCATGCCCGGCGTGTACTCGGTGCTGACGTACGACGACCTGCCGGCCGAGATGAAGAACTACGGCCTGGAGATCCAGGACACCCCGGTGCTCGCCAACGGCCGGGTGCGTCACCACGGTGAGCCGGTCGCCCTCGTGGCCGCCGACCACCCGGAGACCGCCCGCCGCGCGGCCGCCAAGATCAAGATCGACTACCGCGAGCTGCCGCTCGTCACCGACGAGGCCTCCGCCCTCGCCCCGGACGCGCCGCTGATCCACGAGGGCCGCGACGACCACCACATCGGTCACGTCCCGCACCCGAACATCGTGCACCGCCAGCCGATCATCCGCGGCAACGTGGAAGAGGCCCGCAAGCGCGCCGACGTCATCGTCGAGGGCGAGTACACCTTCGGCATGCAGGACCAGGCCTTCCTCGGCCCGGAGTCCGGCCTGGCCGTGCCGTCCGAGGACGGCGGCGTCGAGCTGTACGTCGCCACCCAGTGGCTGCACTCGGACCTCCAGCAGATCGCCCCGGTCCTGGGCCTGCCGCCGGAGAAGGTCCGCATGACGCTCTCGGGCGTCGGCGGTGCCTTCGGCGGCCGCGAGGACATCTCGATGCAGATCCACGCCTGCCTCCTGGCCCTGGCCACGAACAAGCCGGTCAAGATCGTCTACAACCGGTTCGAGTCCTTCTTCGGCCACGTGCACCGCCACCCGGCGAAGCTCTACTACGAGCACGGCGCCACCAAGGACGGCAAGCTCACGCACATGAAGTGCAAGATCGTCCTGGACGGCGGCGCGTACGCGTCCGCCTCCCCGGCGGTCGTGGGCAACGCCTCCTCCCTCTCGGTGGGCCCCTACGTCCTGGACGACGTGGACATCGAGGCGATCGCGCTCTACACGAACAACCCGCCCTGTGGCGCGATGCGCGGCTTCGGCGCCGTCCAGGCCTGCTTCGCCTACGAGGCCCAGATGGACAAGCTCGCGGCGAAGCTGGGCATGGACCCGGTCGAGTTCCGCCAGCTGAACGCCATGGAGCAGGGCACGATCATGCCCACCGGCCAGGTCGTGGACGCCCCGGCGCCGGTCGCCGAGCTGCTGCGCCGGGTCAAGGCCCGCCCGCTGCCGCCGGAGCGCCAGTGGGAGTCCGCCGGCGAGAGCGCGGACGTCCGCGCGCTGCCCGGCGGCCTCTCGAACACCACCCACGGCGAGGGCGTCGTCCGCGGCGTCGGCTACGCGGTCGGCATCAAGAACGTCGGCTTCTCCGAGGGCTTCGACGACTACTCGACCGCCCGCGTACGGCTGGAGGTCATCAACGGCGAGCCCGTCGCGATGGTCCACACGGCCATGGCGGAGGTCGGCCAGGGCGGTATCACCGTCCACACGCAGATCGCCCGTACCGAGCTGGGCGTCACGCAGGTGACCATTCACCCGGCCGACACGCAGGTCGGCTCCGCCGGTTCCACGTCCGCCTCCCGGCAGACGTACATGACCGGTGGCGCCGTGAAGAACACCTGTGAGGCGGTCCGTGAGGCCCTCCTGGAGATCGGCCGCCGCAAGAACGGCTCGTACCACCCGGCGTGGGCCACGGCCGAGCTGCTCCTCGAAGGCGGCAAGGTCGTCACCGACGGCGGCGAGGTCCTCGCGGACATCGCCGACATCCTGGGCGACGAGGCCATCGACCTCGAGCTCGAGTTCCGCCACGCGCCGACCGAGCCCTTCGACCTGGTCACCGGCCAGGGCAACGGCCACGTCCAGTACACCTTCGCCGCGCACCGCGCGGTCGTCGAGGTGGACACCGAGCTCGGCCTCGTCAAGGTCGTCGAGCTGGCGACCGCGCAGGACGTCGGCAAGGCCCTCAACATGCTTTCCGTGGTCGGCCAGATCCAGGGTGGCACCACCCAGGGTCTCGGCGTCGCGATCATGGAAGAGATCATCGTGGACCCGAAGACCGCGAAGGTGCGCAACCCCTCCTTCACGGACTATCTGATCCCGACCATCCTGGACACCCCGACCATCCCGGTCGACGTCCTGGAGCTCGCCGACCCGAAGGCCCCCTACGGCCTGCGCGGTATGGGCGAGGCCCCGACCCTCTCGTCCACCCCGGCCGTCATCGCGGCGATCCGGCAGGCGACGGGTCTGGAGATCAACAAGACGCCGATCCGTCCGGAAGCCCTTACCGGGACCCTCTAG
- a CDS encoding NCS2 family permease, with protein MTQSSVEPKTTAEEAGDGSQPPAGRSWLDRYFHITHRGSNVGNEVRGGITTFMAMAYILLLNPLLLSGKDVAGTVMDGSAIITATAFAAAVTTLLMGFVGKVPLALAAGLSVSGVLASQVAPQMTWPQAMGMCVVYGVVICLLVVTGLREMIMNAIPLALKHAITMGIGLFVALIGFFKAGFVGKGPEFGPPVQLGAVGELSGWPVLLFCITLVAIFMLQARKVPGAILIGIVGGTVLAAILNAVVDIDPKAWKNGPPELDGSAVSMPNFSLFGDVSFGGWGEVGYMTIGMIVFTLVLAGFFDAMATIIGVGTEAKLADDKGRMPGLSKALFIDGAGGAIGGIAGGSGQTVFVESATGVGEGARTGLASVVTGLFFAACLFFTPITQIVPGEVASAALVVIGAMMMQNARHVDWADSATAIPVFLTVVIMPFTYSITAGVAAGVISYVAIKIAQGKAREIGGFMWALTAIFVVFFALNPIEGWLGVG; from the coding sequence ATGACCCAGTCGTCAGTAGAGCCCAAGACCACCGCGGAGGAAGCCGGCGACGGCTCCCAGCCGCCCGCCGGACGGTCCTGGCTCGACCGCTATTTCCATATAACCCACAGAGGCTCGAACGTCGGCAACGAGGTCCGTGGCGGTATCACGACCTTCATGGCCATGGCGTATATCCTCCTGCTCAACCCCCTGCTCCTGTCGGGCAAGGACGTCGCCGGCACGGTGATGGACGGGTCGGCGATCATCACCGCCACCGCGTTCGCCGCAGCCGTCACCACGCTCCTCATGGGCTTCGTCGGCAAGGTGCCGCTCGCCCTCGCCGCCGGTCTCTCCGTGTCCGGCGTGCTGGCCTCGCAGGTGGCCCCCCAGATGACCTGGCCGCAGGCCATGGGCATGTGTGTGGTCTACGGTGTCGTGATCTGTCTCCTGGTCGTCACCGGCCTCCGAGAGATGATCATGAACGCGATCCCCCTCGCGCTCAAGCACGCGATCACCATGGGCATCGGCCTCTTCGTCGCCCTGATCGGCTTCTTCAAGGCCGGCTTCGTCGGCAAGGGTCCCGAGTTCGGTCCCCCCGTCCAGCTCGGCGCGGTCGGTGAGCTGTCCGGCTGGCCCGTGCTGCTCTTCTGTATCACCCTGGTCGCCATCTTCATGCTCCAGGCCCGCAAGGTGCCCGGCGCCATCCTGATCGGCATCGTCGGCGGTACCGTGCTGGCCGCGATCCTCAACGCCGTCGTGGACATCGACCCGAAGGCCTGGAAGAACGGCCCGCCGGAGCTCGACGGCTCCGCGGTCTCGATGCCGAACTTCTCGCTCTTCGGCGACGTCTCCTTCGGCGGCTGGGGCGAGGTCGGCTACATGACGATCGGCATGATCGTCTTCACGCTGGTGCTCGCCGGCTTCTTCGACGCCATGGCCACCATCATCGGTGTCGGCACCGAGGCCAAGCTGGCCGACGACAAGGGCCGCATGCCGGGCCTGTCCAAGGCGCTCTTCATCGACGGCGCCGGTGGCGCCATCGGTGGCATCGCGGGCGGCTCCGGCCAGACCGTCTTCGTCGAGTCCGCGACCGGCGTCGGCGAGGGGGCCCGCACGGGTCTCGCCTCCGTGGTCACCGGCCTGTTCTTCGCCGCCTGCCTCTTCTTCACCCCGATCACGCAGATCGTCCCGGGTGAGGTCGCCTCCGCGGCCCTGGTCGTCATCGGCGCGATGATGATGCAGAACGCCCGCCACGTGGACTGGGCCGACAGCGCGACCGCGATCCCGGTCTTCCTGACCGTCGTGATCATGCCGTTCACGTACTCGATCACGGCCGGCGTCGCCGCCGGTGTGATCTCCTACGTCGCCATCAAGATCGCTCAGGGCAAGGCCCGGGAGATCGGCGGCTTCATGTGGGCGCTCACCGCGATCTTCGTGGTGTTCTTCGCCCTGAACCCGATCGAGGGCTGGCTCGGGGTCGGCTGA
- a CDS encoding XdhC family protein, which produces MLDIAEELNRWVEQGRDFAVATVVAVGGSAPRQPGAALAVDSEGTAIGSVSGGCVEGAVYELCRQALEDGETVHERFGYSDDDAFAVGLTCGGIIDILVTPVRVGSPAREVFAAGLAAAARGEAAAVARIARGPAELMGRAVFVRTEGAHQGGFGGHPELDRTIAAEARAMLDAGRTGVLEIGADGRLCGEPLKVLVESSVPPPRMIVFGAIDFASALVRIGKFLGYRVTVCDARPVFATKTRFPEADEIVVDWPHRYLESTAVDARTVLCVLTHDAKFDVPLLELALKLPVAYVGAMGSRRTHEDRNERLREVGVTELELARLRSPIGLDLGARSPEETALSIAAEIVANRRGGTGAALTGAHIPIHPDVSHTMLDRIGSVA; this is translated from the coding sequence ATGCTGGACATCGCCGAAGAGCTGAACCGGTGGGTCGAGCAGGGACGTGACTTCGCCGTCGCCACCGTCGTGGCGGTCGGCGGGAGCGCGCCCCGGCAGCCCGGGGCCGCACTCGCCGTCGACAGCGAGGGCACGGCCATCGGCTCGGTCTCCGGCGGATGCGTGGAAGGTGCGGTGTACGAGCTGTGCCGGCAGGCGCTGGAGGACGGCGAGACCGTCCACGAGCGCTTCGGGTACAGCGACGACGATGCCTTCGCCGTGGGCCTGACCTGCGGCGGAATCATCGACATCCTGGTCACCCCGGTCCGCGTGGGCTCTCCCGCCCGGGAGGTGTTCGCGGCCGGGCTGGCCGCCGCGGCCCGCGGCGAGGCCGCCGCGGTGGCCCGGATCGCGCGGGGCCCGGCCGAGCTCATGGGCCGCGCCGTGTTCGTCCGTACCGAAGGCGCCCACCAGGGCGGCTTCGGCGGGCACCCCGAGCTGGACCGCACCATCGCCGCAGAGGCCCGCGCCATGCTCGACGCCGGTCGGACCGGCGTGCTGGAGATCGGCGCTGACGGCAGGCTCTGCGGAGAGCCGCTGAAGGTGCTGGTCGAGTCCAGCGTCCCGCCCCCGCGGATGATCGTCTTCGGTGCCATCGACTTCGCCTCCGCCCTCGTGCGGATCGGCAAGTTCCTCGGCTACCGGGTGACGGTGTGCGACGCCCGGCCCGTCTTCGCGACGAAGACCCGCTTCCCCGAGGCGGACGAGATCGTCGTGGACTGGCCCCACCGCTACCTGGAGAGCACGGCCGTGGACGCCCGGACCGTCCTGTGCGTGCTCACCCACGACGCGAAGTTCGACGTCCCGCTCCTCGAACTGGCCCTCAAGCTGCCCGTCGCCTACGTCGGCGCCATGGGCTCCCGCCGCACCCACGAGGACCGCAACGAGCGACTGCGCGAAGTCGGCGTGACCGAGCTCGAACTGGCCCGGCTGCGCTCCCCGATCGGCCTGGACCTCGGCGCCCGCTCCCCGGAGGAGACCGCGCTGTCCATCGCCGCCGAGATCGTCGCCAACCGCCGCGGCGGCACCGGCGCGGCCCTGACCGGCGCGCACATCCCGATCCACCCGGACGTCTCGCACACGATGCTCGACCGGATCGGTTCCGTCGCCTGA